One genomic segment of Pirellulales bacterium includes these proteins:
- a CDS encoding tetratricopeptide repeat protein, translating to MTTDSKVEVQKRLKATAPRPATAAKARSGKRWVLNFRLLGVTAAVLAVVAPALYFWHAYQVERNASALLALAGRHEERDEWMEAAEELHRYLQLRPDDLEAIVRRAEDFYRGAKAPLQKVRAVQLYALAIALAPDRDDLQRRQMSLRLETGDYRAAVEQARKLLQNTPDDPEALRVRALGQYHQWRSRKVEPPQTIIDAFQAAIAKNPNDSELATTLAVFYRVDVRPSKALGKAELEQKADEAMDALVARSEQKADAFLNRYLYRLQFNLPEADADLDQAVQADEPKKTLGVWLAAGQRALSARDYQRAVEHFRDAVELEPADRRGHLGLGNAYSAQGKDEPAVGAWQEGLAKTEPNDIELQLLIAAAEVRLERWKQAETDLARLERQLAPLTGPQQAELQGTIHLLRADAAIGNKRYAQALASLKQSLKLRQAGAESLRRAASIAQVETRMAQCYTALGQADQAALAYQRAADLLPRDAGPRLLAAVAWEAAGRFDEAVRQYDETLTLKGIASGVRVALANAEYLRQLTTPSAQRNWERLSAELALAKADFAEREVAEPALLTLVDSEYQALNGLVDQVVERVQGIEEALLENKDLTRRLAFDYERWERSNDADRLLERFRTVAKDPLDYRLLAAEVQFRRNRHDEAFRLLTDVLPTTSGAARRDVQFRLAVMYLADGKVEQARPLLASLAADDKDDPRPLQFLAELALQSGNIEDAVTCNRDLEAREGPDGTNWRYYRAQQLLAQAGKLAKDDSAAAKKLLQQAVELQQQVETLRPGWAPGYLLKARLLEAGLVRDEATAIQAYTQAIRLGLKSVPIYDALILLLYRQNRIAEADGYLSQLRDANLLPQEMTPLAMAIDIRRGNVSSAIAMAREQIAKEPNDAVRHLRLGMLLAGEANQRDASAKAEAADEAKLAEAEVELKRARDLAADDSRNWAALLSFYISSRQTEAAAKLLDEVQQTESLTGDVKAFFLAQGYAALGDHEQAKSHYLEAIEAAPERAAVHKQAGTYFYTRDRQLAEKCLRRAHDIDPNDHVTTRLLANLLTSTGETQENLDTAWKLLGEGQADELIEPADKRLHAILLLKRGGTDYRQHAQQLLEALAGDSKRAAPIDRLLLARLYEAQGKMAEAREQLKLLVNIERPAPEHLAAYIDNLLRSGRSAEAAGRLDELARTEPETSSLRTLSLRVRWLKDQDRATDIGPRIESFLEDRLAALPEKPKQAKAVVAAAELYAAVGMAEAAEQTYRRAIEIDASATRDLVSWLNKQGRTSEAIRLCLEMAQNDSSPLPAMLLSNVLAVGRPTEEDERAAGPVFERALAEHADQPELLFSMSIKYLMDGRNDEAIDLLRKTLKLRPRHLPAMNNLAFILSLKPDGREEAADLMDRAIAIAGMNPELLDSKGWVLMQQHKLAEALDAFQEALSSAPGDARYHFHLALTYQLQGKLEAARKSLAQARQGGLASAVLPPDEKSALTRLETALQ from the coding sequence GTGACTACCGACTCAAAAGTTGAAGTGCAGAAGCGGCTGAAAGCGACCGCCCCTCGACCCGCAACGGCTGCCAAGGCCCGGTCGGGCAAGCGCTGGGTGCTGAACTTTCGCCTGCTGGGCGTGACTGCCGCCGTGCTGGCGGTGGTCGCTCCGGCGCTTTATTTCTGGCACGCTTATCAGGTCGAGCGGAATGCGTCGGCGCTGCTGGCCCTGGCCGGCCGGCACGAAGAGCGCGACGAATGGATGGAAGCCGCCGAGGAGCTGCACCGCTACTTGCAGCTTCGCCCCGACGACCTGGAGGCCATCGTGCGGCGGGCCGAAGACTTCTATCGCGGGGCCAAGGCGCCCCTGCAGAAGGTCCGCGCCGTGCAGCTCTACGCCCTGGCCATCGCCTTGGCGCCCGACCGCGACGACTTGCAACGACGCCAAATGTCGTTGCGGCTGGAAACGGGCGACTATCGGGCAGCGGTCGAACAAGCGCGAAAGCTGCTGCAGAACACGCCCGACGACCCGGAAGCCCTTCGCGTGCGGGCGCTCGGACAGTACCACCAGTGGCGCTCCCGAAAAGTGGAGCCGCCGCAAACGATCATCGACGCCTTCCAGGCGGCGATCGCCAAGAATCCCAACGACAGCGAGTTGGCTACGACACTGGCCGTCTTTTACCGCGTCGACGTTCGGCCGTCCAAGGCGCTCGGCAAAGCCGAACTGGAGCAGAAGGCCGATGAGGCAATGGACGCTCTGGTTGCCAGATCGGAGCAGAAGGCGGACGCCTTCCTGAACCGCTATCTCTACCGCCTGCAATTCAATCTCCCGGAAGCCGACGCCGATCTCGACCAGGCCGTTCAGGCCGACGAGCCCAAAAAGACGTTGGGGGTCTGGCTGGCCGCCGGTCAGCGGGCCCTGAGCGCCCGCGACTACCAGCGGGCTGTGGAACATTTTCGCGACGCGGTCGAGCTTGAGCCCGCCGACCGACGCGGCCATCTCGGACTGGGCAACGCCTACAGTGCTCAAGGGAAGGACGAGCCGGCGGTCGGGGCCTGGCAAGAGGGCCTGGCCAAGACCGAGCCGAACGACATTGAGTTGCAGCTTCTGATTGCCGCGGCCGAAGTTCGACTGGAGCGCTGGAAGCAGGCGGAAACCGACCTGGCGCGCCTCGAGCGGCAACTCGCGCCGCTGACGGGACCGCAACAGGCCGAGCTGCAAGGAACGATTCATCTTTTGCGCGCCGACGCGGCCATCGGAAACAAGCGGTACGCTCAGGCGCTGGCCTCGTTGAAGCAATCGTTGAAGCTGCGTCAGGCCGGGGCCGAGTCGCTCAGGCGGGCCGCGTCGATCGCCCAGGTCGAAACGCGGATGGCTCAATGTTACACGGCGTTGGGCCAGGCCGACCAGGCGGCGCTGGCCTATCAGCGGGCGGCTGATTTGCTGCCGCGCGACGCCGGTCCGCGGCTGTTGGCCGCCGTGGCCTGGGAAGCAGCAGGCCGCTTCGATGAAGCCGTCCGACAATACGACGAAACGCTGACGCTGAAGGGCATCGCCTCGGGCGTCCGGGTGGCACTGGCCAATGCCGAATACCTCCGCCAGCTCACCACGCCGTCGGCCCAACGCAATTGGGAAAGGTTGAGCGCCGAACTGGCCCTGGCGAAAGCCGATTTCGCCGAGCGCGAAGTCGCAGAACCCGCCTTGCTGACGCTCGTCGACAGCGAGTATCAGGCGTTGAACGGGCTGGTCGATCAGGTGGTCGAACGTGTGCAGGGCATCGAGGAAGCGTTGCTCGAAAACAAAGACCTTACACGGCGGCTCGCATTCGATTACGAGCGTTGGGAGCGATCGAACGACGCCGACCGTTTGCTCGAGCGGTTCCGCACGGTCGCCAAAGACCCGCTCGACTACCGCTTGCTGGCCGCCGAAGTACAGTTCCGGCGAAACCGGCACGACGAGGCGTTCCGCCTGCTCACCGATGTCTTGCCGACGACCTCCGGGGCGGCGCGCCGCGATGTGCAGTTCCGGCTGGCCGTGATGTATCTGGCCGACGGCAAGGTGGAGCAGGCCCGGCCGTTGCTGGCAAGCCTGGCCGCCGATGACAAAGACGACCCGCGGCCGCTGCAGTTCCTGGCCGAGCTGGCCCTGCAATCGGGCAACATCGAAGACGCCGTGACCTGCAATCGGGATCTGGAGGCACGTGAAGGCCCGGATGGAACCAACTGGCGCTACTATCGCGCCCAGCAACTGCTGGCCCAGGCCGGCAAGCTCGCCAAAGACGATTCGGCGGCCGCCAAAAAGCTGCTTCAGCAGGCCGTGGAGTTGCAGCAACAGGTGGAAACGCTCAGGCCCGGCTGGGCGCCAGGATACTTGCTGAAGGCCAGGCTGCTCGAAGCGGGGCTGGTGCGCGACGAGGCGACGGCCATTCAGGCCTACACGCAGGCCATTCGCCTGGGCTTGAAGTCGGTGCCGATCTATGACGCGCTGATCCTTCTGCTTTACCGCCAGAACCGGATTGCCGAAGCCGACGGCTACCTCAGCCAGTTGCGCGATGCGAATCTCTTGCCCCAAGAAATGACCCCGCTCGCCATGGCCATCGACATTCGGCGAGGCAACGTCTCGAGCGCGATTGCGATGGCCCGCGAGCAGATCGCCAAAGAGCCGAACGACGCCGTGCGTCATTTGCGCTTGGGCATGCTGCTGGCCGGCGAGGCCAACCAGCGCGACGCGTCGGCAAAGGCCGAGGCCGCCGACGAGGCGAAGCTGGCGGAAGCCGAAGTCGAACTGAAGCGGGCGCGAGATCTCGCGGCTGACGACTCGCGCAACTGGGCCGCCTTGCTGTCGTTTTACATCAGTAGCCGGCAAACGGAAGCGGCGGCGAAGCTGCTCGACGAGGTCCAGCAAACCGAGTCGCTCACGGGCGATGTGAAGGCGTTCTTTCTGGCCCAAGGCTACGCGGCGCTCGGCGATCACGAGCAGGCGAAGTCGCACTATCTGGAAGCGATCGAGGCCGCGCCCGAGCGGGCCGCCGTACACAAGCAGGCGGGCACCTACTTTTATACCCGAGACCGGCAGCTTGCCGAAAAATGCCTGCGCCGCGCGCACGACATCGACCCGAACGATCACGTCACGACGCGGTTGCTCGCCAACCTGCTGACCTCGACCGGCGAAACACAAGAGAACCTCGATACCGCCTGGAAGCTGCTCGGCGAGGGCCAGGCCGACGAGCTGATCGAGCCGGCCGACAAGCGCCTGCACGCGATCCTGTTGCTGAAACGCGGCGGCACAGACTACCGTCAGCACGCCCAGCAATTGCTCGAAGCGCTGGCCGGTGATTCCAAGCGGGCGGCGCCGATCGACCGTTTGCTGCTGGCCCGGCTCTACGAGGCCCAAGGCAAGATGGCCGAAGCCCGCGAACAGTTGAAGCTGCTGGTGAACATCGAGCGTCCCGCGCCCGAACATCTGGCGGCTTATATCGACAACCTGTTGCGCTCGGGACGGTCGGCCGAAGCCGCCGGCCGGCTCGACGAGTTGGCGCGGACCGAACCCGAAACGAGCAGCTTGCGCACGCTGTCGTTGCGGGTGCGCTGGCTCAAGGACCAGGACCGGGCAACCGACATCGGGCCGCGAATCGAATCGTTCCTCGAAGATCGCCTGGCGGCCTTGCCCGAAAAACCGAAACAGGCCAAGGCGGTGGTCGCGGCCGCCGAGTTGTACGCCGCCGTCGGCATGGCCGAAGCGGCCGAGCAAACGTATCGCCGGGCGATCGAAATCGATGCCTCGGCCACCCGCGATCTGGTGTCCTGGCTGAACAAACAGGGACGAACGAGCGAGGCCATTCGGCTCTGCCTGGAAATGGCCCAGAACGACTCGTCGCCGTTGCCGGCCATGTTGCTCAGCAACGTGCTGGCGGTGGGCAGGCCGACGGAAGAAGACGAGCGGGCCGCCGGGCCGGTTTTCGAGCGCGCCCTCGCAGAGCACGCCGACCAACCGGAGTTGCTGTTCAGCATGTCGATCAAATACCTGATGGACGGCCGCAACGACGAGGCGATCGATCTGTTGCGCAAGACGCTCAAGTTGCGGCCGCGCCACTTGCCCGCCATGAACAACCTGGCGTTTATCCTGTCGCTCAAGCCCGATGGGCGCGAGGAAGCCGCCGACCTGATGGACCGTGCGATCGCGATCGCGGGCATGAATCCCGAGTTGCTCGATTCCAAAGGTTGGGTGCTGATGCAGCAGCACAAGCTGGCCGAGGCGCTGGACGCCTTCCAGGAAGCGCTGTCGAGCGCGCCCGGCGACGCGCGTTACCATTTCCATCTCGCGCTGACCTATCAGCTTCAGGGCAAGCTCGAGGCGGCACGCAAGTCGCTGGCGCAGGCGCGCCAAGGCGGTCTGGCTTCGGCCGTGCTGCCGCCCGACGAAAAGTCGGCCCTGACCAGGCTCGAAACGGCTTTGCAATGA
- a CDS encoding exosortase-associated EpsI family protein — MNSNASHMMLLPRRQIPYVLLIALTIASGAVAGAFNNRWGTPANLSAAGERVANFPKQVGPWRLETAEPFIPVVAEMLECAGSRSCTYRHQQTGAVVRVGLHVGPPGPTSVHTPDVCYSSQDFEQIGPRTRIELLSPARGGGTFWKADFRARTLRGGAMHVIYGWSTGHGWVAADRPRFEFVGHRLLYKLQAASVYDEDNDEDGPPAYQQFLEELLPLVDAQILRGPSR; from the coding sequence ATGAACTCAAACGCCTCGCACATGATGCTTCTCCCGCGCCGGCAAATTCCTTACGTCTTGTTGATCGCGCTGACCATCGCCTCGGGCGCCGTTGCCGGGGCGTTTAACAACCGCTGGGGCACGCCGGCAAACTTGTCGGCGGCCGGCGAACGGGTTGCCAACTTTCCCAAACAGGTCGGTCCCTGGCGGCTGGAAACCGCGGAGCCGTTTATTCCCGTCGTGGCCGAGATGCTGGAATGCGCGGGAAGCCGGTCGTGTACCTATCGCCATCAGCAAACCGGCGCCGTGGTTCGCGTCGGCCTGCACGTCGGGCCGCCGGGACCGACGTCGGTCCATACGCCGGACGTTTGCTACAGCAGTCAAGATTTTGAGCAAATCGGCCCGCGCACGCGGATCGAGCTGCTTTCGCCTGCCCGTGGCGGCGGCACGTTTTGGAAAGCCGATTTCCGCGCCCGCACCTTGCGCGGCGGGGCGATGCACGTGATCTACGGTTGGAGCACGGGCCACGGCTGGGTGGCGGCCGATCGGCCACGCTTCGAGTTTGTGGGTCATCGGCTGCTGTACAAGTTGCAGGCGGCCTCGGTTTACGACGAAGACAACGACGAGGACGGTCCGCCGGCCTATCAGCAGTTTTTGGAAGAGTTGCTGCCGCTGGTCGATGCCCAGATTCTGCGTGGGCCGTCGCGGTAA
- a CDS encoding sugar transferase yields MSYALRSEAVERELLDRTADNDAGGRLAPTAYLCRKGAVDRLAAWLLLAAGWPIILATMLVVRLTSRGPAVFRQTRVGLHGRIFVMYKIRTMRIDAEAASGPVWTQQNDPRITSVGRWIRRLHLDELPQLINVVKGEMALIGPRPERPEFTQKLALDVPGYLDRLLVLPGVTGLAQINLPPDTNLDSVRRKLILDLAYVREGSLWLDLRIFACTCARLFAVKGPRVTRLFGLQRIAYLPAPAAFDAGTATMATDDESPTVDLVAASLLAKTNGHVHPAANGHNGHAGPWSDEVPAAARRRPR; encoded by the coding sequence ATGAGTTACGCCCTTCGTAGTGAGGCGGTTGAGCGAGAATTGCTCGATCGCACAGCCGACAACGACGCTGGCGGGCGGCTTGCACCCACGGCCTACCTGTGCCGCAAGGGGGCGGTCGATCGCCTCGCGGCGTGGCTGCTGTTGGCCGCCGGCTGGCCGATCATTTTGGCGACCATGCTCGTCGTCCGCCTGACTTCTCGCGGCCCCGCCGTTTTCCGGCAAACACGCGTCGGTCTTCACGGCCGCATCTTCGTGATGTACAAAATCCGCACCATGCGGATCGATGCCGAAGCGGCCAGCGGCCCGGTCTGGACCCAACAGAACGATCCGCGGATCACGAGCGTCGGCCGTTGGATTCGCCGCCTGCACCTCGATGAGCTCCCGCAGCTCATCAACGTCGTCAAGGGCGAAATGGCACTCATCGGCCCCCGGCCCGAACGCCCTGAATTCACGCAAAAGCTCGCCCTCGACGTTCCGGGCTATCTCGACCGGCTGCTGGTGCTTCCGGGTGTCACCGGCCTGGCCCAAATCAACCTGCCGCCCGATACCAATCTCGACAGCGTGCGGCGCAAACTGATTTTGGACCTGGCCTATGTTCGCGAGGGAAGCTTGTGGCTCGACCTGCGAATTTTCGCCTGCACGTGTGCCCGCTTGTTCGCGGTCAAGGGACCGCGCGTCACGCGTTTGTTCGGCCTGCAGCGAATCGCCTACCTGCCGGCCCCCGCGGCCTTTGACGCCGGGACGGCGACCATGGCCACGGACGACGAGTCGCCCACCGTCGACTTGGTTGCCGCCAGCCTGCTGGCCAAGACGAACGGCCATGTCCATCCAGCGGCCAACGGCCACAACGGACACGCCGGCCCCTGGTCGGACGAAGTGCCCGCCGCCGCCCGCCGCCGCCCAAGATAA
- a CDS encoding XrtA system polysaccharide deacetylase, translating to MQFAIPPMLQNAFTVDVEDYFQVTAFERHIRRDDWSTFESRVARGTYRLLDLLARHNTRATFYVLGWVAERFPELVREIQSAGHELGSHSYWHRLVYHLSPDEFREDLVLSLRILEGITGQAVANYRAPSFSITRRSLWALDILAEHGITCDSSVFPIHHDRYGVPGAQRHIHRLDTPAGPLWEFPPSVSRVSGVNLPVSGGGYFRLYPLSLTIRCLERINHAGRPFMFYVHPWEVDPGQPRLPAGTRLSRLRHRVNLASTEAKLDRLLARFRFGRVSDVIAQHAHESVGSALCGAP from the coding sequence TTGCAATTCGCCATTCCCCCCATGCTGCAAAACGCCTTCACCGTCGACGTGGAAGATTACTTCCAGGTCACCGCCTTCGAGCGGCACATCCGCCGCGACGACTGGTCGACGTTCGAAAGCCGGGTCGCCCGTGGCACCTATCGCCTGCTCGATCTGCTTGCCCGGCACAACACGCGGGCCACGTTCTACGTGCTGGGCTGGGTTGCCGAACGCTTCCCCGAACTGGTCCGCGAGATTCAATCGGCCGGGCACGAGCTCGGCTCGCACAGCTACTGGCACCGCTTGGTTTACCACCTGTCGCCCGACGAGTTCCGCGAGGATCTCGTCTTGTCGCTCCGCATTCTCGAAGGCATCACCGGTCAGGCCGTGGCGAACTATCGGGCACCCAGCTTTTCCATCACCCGCCGCTCGCTGTGGGCGCTGGACATCCTGGCCGAGCACGGCATCACTTGCGATTCGAGCGTCTTTCCGATTCACCACGATCGCTACGGGGTGCCCGGCGCCCAGCGGCACATTCATCGCCTCGACACGCCGGCCGGCCCGCTGTGGGAGTTTCCGCCCTCGGTGTCGCGCGTGAGCGGCGTGAATTTGCCGGTGTCGGGCGGCGGCTATTTCCGGCTTTATCCATTGTCGCTGACGATCCGCTGCCTCGAACGAATCAACCATGCCGGGCGGCCGTTCATGTTTTATGTTCATCCCTGGGAAGTCGATCCCGGTCAGCCTCGTTTGCCGGCCGGCACGCGGCTCTCGCGACTGCGGCACCGCGTGAACCTGGCCTCGACCGAAGCCAAGCTCGACCGCCTGTTGGCCCGCTTCCGCTTCGGCCGTGTCTCGGACGTCATCGCTCAACACGCCCATGAGTCTGTAGGGAGCGCCCTCTGTGGCGCTCCGTGA
- a CDS encoding TIGR03087 family PEP-CTERM/XrtA system glycosyltransferase, protein MNLLYLVHRLPYPPDRGDRIRSWHLLRFLAEHARVDVACLADEPVTDEQRRALAAVCRRVAIVPLDRRVRWFHAARSLARGRSATEGLFHSRQLVRTLTDWASETRYNRVVAFCSSMAPYLDLPALSGVAKFCDLVDVDSQKWFDYAATARGLKRRLFALEGRRVRKLEMNLAHQTEALLVVSQPEAGLLHRFCPMANVHAIANGVDLDYFHNPKSKIQNPKSLVFVGALDYRANIDGVTWFCRQVLPRVRARYPQAVVSLVGRNPLSAVRELASLPGVELVGQVPDIRPFVVAATVAIAPLRVARGIQNKVLEGAALGKPVISSSAALEGFDLVPGEHVLRADTPDEWLAAISLLFDDPAERDRLAAAGQAFVEEHHTWSARLAPLADLLRLDASVGNALCGVPELATRRAEALAVAMNPEP, encoded by the coding sequence GTGAACCTGCTTTACCTCGTCCATCGACTGCCTTACCCGCCCGACCGGGGCGACCGCATTCGTTCTTGGCACCTGCTGCGGTTCTTGGCCGAGCATGCCCGAGTCGACGTGGCTTGCCTGGCCGACGAGCCGGTGACCGACGAACAGCGCCGGGCGCTGGCGGCCGTCTGCCGGCGCGTGGCCATCGTGCCGCTCGACCGCCGTGTTCGCTGGTTTCACGCCGCCCGCTCGTTGGCCCGCGGACGCTCGGCGACGGAGGGTCTGTTTCATTCGCGGCAGCTTGTGCGGACCCTGACCGACTGGGCGAGCGAAACGCGCTACAACCGCGTGGTGGCCTTCTGTTCGAGCATGGCTCCCTATCTCGACCTGCCGGCGTTGTCGGGCGTGGCGAAGTTCTGCGACCTGGTGGATGTCGACAGTCAGAAGTGGTTCGACTACGCCGCCACGGCCCGCGGCCTCAAACGCCGGCTGTTCGCGCTCGAAGGCCGCCGCGTGCGAAAGCTCGAAATGAATCTTGCTCATCAAACCGAAGCGCTCCTCGTCGTCAGCCAACCCGAAGCCGGGCTGCTGCATCGCTTTTGTCCGATGGCCAACGTGCATGCCATCGCCAACGGCGTCGATCTCGATTACTTCCACAATCCAAAATCCAAAATCCAAAATCCAAAATCTCTCGTGTTCGTCGGCGCTCTCGACTATCGGGCGAACATCGACGGCGTCACCTGGTTTTGCCGCCAGGTCTTGCCGCGCGTCCGTGCCCGTTATCCGCAAGCCGTCGTCTCGCTGGTCGGCCGCAATCCGCTCTCCGCCGTTCGCGAGCTGGCCTCGCTGCCGGGCGTCGAGCTGGTGGGCCAGGTGCCCGACATCCGGCCGTTCGTGGTCGCCGCCACCGTGGCCATCGCGCCCTTGCGAGTGGCCCGCGGCATCCAAAACAAGGTGCTGGAAGGAGCCGCCCTGGGCAAGCCGGTGATCTCCTCGAGCGCCGCCCTGGAGGGCTTCGACCTGGTTCCGGGCGAGCACGTTCTGCGGGCCGACACGCCCGACGAGTGGCTGGCCGCCATTTCGCTCTTGTTCGACGACCCCGCCGAGCGCGACCGCCTGGCCGCGGCCGGCCAGGCCTTTGTCGAAGAGCACCACACCTGGTCCGCCCGGCTCGCCCCGCTGGCGGACCTGCTCCGCCTCGATGCCTCTGTCGGGAACGCCCTCTGTGGCGTTCCGGAGCTTGCCACCCGCCGGGCGGAAGCTCTCGCCGTAGCGATGAACCCTGAACCCTGA
- a CDS encoding ABC transporter permease encodes MAHDITLEPTDETVGQAFPPDADGGGATGTLTPAARHDQIENPKSIIHNDSDDELPVTIIERKPGWKFVDLAELWRYRELLYFLTWRDVKVRYKQTVLGAAWAVLQPFATMVVFSLFLGRLGNMSSGDLPYPLFAFAGLLPWTFFATAISQAGSSVVGSQNLVTKVYFPRLFIPMGAVAAALVDLAVACGMLLAMMLYYGVMPGWGLLLAPLLVIGLTVAALGVGVMLSALTVAYRDFRYVVPFMVQLWMFATPTIYMQADSVISPKWHSLMPFNPAFGLILNFRQATLGGPLDLWALAVSLSVSVLLLIGGCLYFRRVERSFADII; translated from the coding sequence GTGGCTCACGACATCACACTCGAACCGACCGACGAAACCGTAGGCCAGGCTTTCCCGCCTGACGCCGACGGCGGTGGCGCCACCGGCACGCTCACGCCTGCCGCTCGCCACGACCAAATCGAAAATCCAAAATCCATAATCCATAATGACTCCGACGACGAGCTGCCCGTCACGATCATCGAGCGCAAGCCGGGCTGGAAGTTCGTCGATCTGGCCGAGCTGTGGCGTTATCGCGAGCTGCTCTATTTCCTTACTTGGCGCGACGTCAAGGTCCGCTACAAGCAGACCGTGCTCGGCGCCGCCTGGGCCGTGTTGCAGCCCTTCGCCACGATGGTCGTGTTCAGCCTGTTCCTGGGCCGCTTGGGCAACATGTCGAGCGGCGACCTGCCGTATCCGCTGTTCGCCTTCGCCGGGCTGTTGCCGTGGACCTTTTTCGCCACGGCCATTTCGCAGGCTGGCTCCAGCGTGGTGGGCAGCCAGAACCTGGTGACCAAGGTCTACTTTCCGCGGCTGTTCATTCCGATGGGTGCGGTGGCGGCCGCGCTGGTCGACCTGGCGGTGGCCTGCGGCATGCTGCTGGCCATGATGCTGTATTACGGGGTGATGCCCGGCTGGGGGCTGTTGTTGGCTCCTTTGCTGGTGATCGGGCTGACGGTGGCGGCGTTGGGCGTGGGGGTGATGTTGTCGGCCTTGACGGTGGCCTATCGCGACTTTCGTTATGTGGTTCCGTTCATGGTTCAGCTTTGGATGTTCGCCACGCCGACCATCTACATGCAGGCCGACTCGGTGATCAGTCCCAAGTGGCACAGCCTGATGCCGTTCAACCCGGCGTTTGGTTTGATCCTCAATTTTCGCCAGGCGACGCTGGGCGGCCCGCTCGACCTGTGGGCCTTGGCGGTTTCGCTTTCGGTTTCGGTGTTGCTGTTGATCGGCGGCTGTTTGTATTTCCGCCGCGTCGAGCGCAGTTTCGCGGACATTATTTAG
- a CDS encoding glycosyltransferase family 39 protein, which translates to MTGNELQQDRSARMSDFAVARPAMIVCLTVNALVLMYVAVERPEYLADYRLNPNPDARHYVLLGENLLTTGHFSRCSSPPFVPDILRTPAYPVFAGALNILGGPLAIYLVQALLGTISCLLVVKLARPQFGDRAARWASILFAGDLLLAISNFEAMSEPLYLFLTLAAIVCLIPVITAARNSPRYLGRVASGGALLAAATLTRPAGFYLPVVVVCLLVLRGLYTRAAMRAVLQSAVLVFATGMPVGAWVARNAITFSVPHLTNADAIMIVYFAGAGAYQVERGLTLEQAQEQIEMEYALPSPRMTNNHWISPQSVAEMDSALRAVKRDILAKYPRSLVISSLLGAMKATVSHNLAFLAAASGSEWHAPRIASLLRGELASFDRLRENPAPLAVAFIWQMLYLIPAVPLAALGLFIALRDPSNRWTGFALVGILAYFYLTVAVVGVEAYYRSRIPHMPYIYAFAGLALAKALPRPRDNSNLDSTARRRQVITSCSMAPPRGEN; encoded by the coding sequence ATGACCGGCAACGAATTACAACAAGATCGCTCGGCACGAATGTCGGACTTCGCGGTCGCGCGGCCGGCGATGATCGTCTGCTTGACGGTAAATGCACTGGTGCTGATGTACGTTGCTGTCGAGCGGCCTGAGTACCTTGCAGACTACCGGCTCAATCCAAACCCAGACGCCAGGCACTACGTGCTTCTCGGTGAGAACCTCCTGACAACCGGGCACTTCTCCCGCTGCAGTAGCCCGCCCTTCGTTCCAGATATTTTGCGGACTCCCGCCTATCCAGTCTTCGCTGGCGCCCTGAATATTCTCGGTGGCCCGCTGGCGATTTACCTGGTTCAAGCGCTGCTTGGCACAATTTCATGTCTGCTCGTCGTCAAGCTTGCCCGGCCTCAATTTGGCGATCGCGCCGCTCGCTGGGCAAGCATTCTTTTCGCGGGGGACCTGTTGCTTGCGATATCGAACTTCGAAGCGATGTCGGAACCTCTCTACCTGTTTCTTACACTCGCCGCGATCGTATGCCTGATTCCGGTCATCACAGCCGCTCGCAACAGTCCTCGATACCTCGGCCGCGTCGCATCGGGCGGGGCGCTGCTGGCCGCCGCCACGCTCACTCGCCCCGCAGGCTTTTACCTCCCGGTGGTCGTCGTTTGTTTGCTCGTCTTACGAGGTCTCTATACCCGAGCAGCCATGCGGGCAGTATTACAGTCAGCCGTGCTGGTTTTCGCGACCGGTATGCCCGTTGGAGCTTGGGTGGCGCGAAATGCCATAACATTCTCAGTGCCGCATCTGACCAATGCGGACGCCATCATGATCGTCTACTTTGCTGGCGCGGGCGCCTATCAGGTAGAACGTGGCCTGACGCTGGAGCAAGCGCAGGAGCAAATTGAAATGGAATACGCGTTACCGTCACCCCGAATGACGAATAATCACTGGATAAGCCCCCAGTCCGTGGCGGAAATGGATTCCGCGCTGCGGGCTGTGAAACGCGATATCTTAGCTAAATACCCTCGATCTTTGGTTATTTCGTCGCTTCTAGGGGCGATGAAGGCGACCGTATCACATAACCTGGCTTTTCTCGCGGCTGCCAGTGGATCGGAGTGGCACGCTCCGCGGATTGCGTCGCTCCTGCGGGGTGAGCTCGCTTCGTTTGATCGCCTTCGCGAGAACCCAGCGCCGCTCGCGGTGGCCTTCATTTGGCAGATGCTCTACCTGATTCCCGCAGTACCGCTTGCCGCGTTGGGCCTATTTATCGCGTTGCGCGACCCGTCTAACCGATGGACCGGCTTCGCGCTCGTAGGAATACTCGCGTACTTCTATCTCACGGTCGCCGTGGTAGGTGTGGAGGCATACTATCGCAGCCGCATCCCGCACATGCCTTACATCTACGCCTTTGCCGGATTGGCCCTGGCGAAGGCGCTTCCACGACCGCGCGATAACAGCAACCTAGACTCGACCGCCCGGCGTCGCCAAGTGATTACGTCATGCAGCATGGCGCCGCCAAGAGGAGAAAACTAA